CCAGCCGCTCCTGGACGATCTCCATGTGCAGCATGCCCAAAAACCCGCAGCGGAACCCGAAGCCCAGGGCTCCCGAGGTCTCGGGAATGTAGGACAGGGCCGAGTCGTTGAGCACCAGCTTGTCCAGGGCCTCCCGCAGTTCGGGGTACTGCTGGTTCTCGGTGGGATACAGCCCGGCGTAGACCATGGGCTTGACCTGCTTGTAGCCCGGCAGGGCCTCTTGGGCCGGATGCTCGGCGTCGGTGATGGTGTCGCCCACCCGGGCGTCGGAGACGGTCCGGATGCCGGCCACCACGTAGCCCACCTCGCCGGTCAGCAATATATCCTTGGGATACATGCCCAGCTTGAGGGTCCCCACCTCGGTGACCTCGAAGATCTTGTCGGTGGAGAACAGTTTTATCTTCATGCCTTTTTTCAGGCTGCCCTCCACCATCCGGATGTACGGCACCGCCCCGCGGTAGACGTCGAAGATGCAGTCGAAGATCATGGCCCGGGGCGGCCCCTCGGTCTTGCCCGAGGGCGCCGGGATCTTGTCGATAATTGTTTCCAGCAATGTCTCTATGCCTATCCCGGTCTTGGCGCTGACCAATAATATATCCTCATCATCGCATCCGATCAGTTCGACGATCTGCTGCTTGCAACGCTCCACCTCGGCCGAGGGCAGGTCTATCTTGTTGATCACCGGGATGATGGTCAGGTTGTGGTTGACCGCCTGGTAAAGGTTGGCCACTGTCTGGGCCTCCACCCCCTGGGTGGCGTCCACCACCAGGATGGCGCCCTCGCAGGCCGCCAGGGAGCGGGAGACCTCGTAGCCGAAATCCACGTGGCCCGGGGTGTCTATCAGGTTGAAGATGTATTCCTGCCCGCTCTGGGAGCGGTAGTTCATCTTGACCGGGTGCATCTTGATGGTGATGCCCCGTTCCCGCTCCAGGTCCATGCTGTCCAGCACCTGCTCCTGCATGTCCTTCTTCATGATGGACCCGGTGGTCTCCAGCAGGCGGTCGGCCAGGGTGGATTTCCCGTGGTCTATATGGGCGATGATGCAGAAATTTCGGATGTGATCTTGGGACAATTATTTATGCTCCTGAAAAATTATTTTGCCGCAAAGGCGCGAAGAACA
The nucleotide sequence above comes from Candidatus Edwardsbacteria bacterium. Encoded proteins:
- the lepA gene encoding translation elongation factor 4 produces the protein MSQDHIRNFCIIAHIDHGKSTLADRLLETTGSIMKKDMQEQVLDSMDLERERGITIKMHPVKMNYRSQSGQEYIFNLIDTPGHVDFGYEVSRSLAACEGAILVVDATQGVEAQTVANLYQAVNHNLTIIPVINKIDLPSAEVERCKQQIVELIGCDDEDILLVSAKTGIGIETLLETIIDKIPAPSGKTEGPPRAMIFDCIFDVYRGAVPYIRMVEGSLKKGMKIKLFSTDKIFEVTEVGTLKLGMYPKDILLTGEVGYVVAGIRTVSDARVGDTITDAEHPAQEALPGYKQVKPMVYAGLYPTENQQYPELREALDKLVLNDSALSYIPETSGALGFGFRCGFLGMLHMEIVQERLEREYNLSLINTVPNVEYKVYKTDGTVLQVDNPAEMPTEVSIEKVEEPYVAAEIVVPAEFIGNIMKLGQDRRGIYKKLEYLDPTRGILFYEFPLAEIIFDFYDKLKSLSKGYASLDYEMLEYRESELVKLDILINGDPLDALSSIVHKQHSFEWGKALVGKLRKLIPRQQYEIAIQAAIGSRIIARESVKAYRKNVTAKCYGGDITRKRKLLEKQKEGKKRMKQVGNVEIPQEAFLAVLKVGD